A stretch of the Malus domestica chromosome 08, GDT2T_hap1 genome encodes the following:
- the LOC114826552 gene encoding EG45-like domain containing protein: protein MSKPQSSLPCLLLIFFSAALLHSSQADVGTAAQYRPPYLPTACGGSDQGQFPPGNLFASVGEGIWDNGAACGRQYQVRCISAPVRETCVPGNTIQVKIVDRALSSVSRPSRSDATIVLSTTAFAAIANSSATFVNIEFQQI from the exons ATGTCTAAGCCTCAGAGTTCTCTTCCATGCCTGCTTCTGATCTTCTTCTCCGCAGCGCTCCTTCATTCCTCTCAGGCTGATGTTGGCACTGCTGCTCAGTACAGGCCCCCTTATTTAC CTACCGCCTGTGGAGGAAGTGACCAGGGACAGTTTCCTCCGGGCAACCTGTTCGCGTCCGTTGGCGAGGGGATTTGGGACAATGGTGCAGCTTGTGGAAGGCAATATCAGGTGAGGTGCATAAGCGCTCCCGTGCGAGAAACCTGCGTTCCAGGGAACACGATTCAGGTAAAGATTGTGGATCGTGCACTCTCTTCGGTGTCCCGACCTTCAAGAAGTGATGCTACCATAGTTCTCTCTACTACTGCATTTGCTGCAATCGCCAACTCTTCCGCTACATTCGTTAACATAGAATTTCAACA
- the LOC103441443 gene encoding probable 1-deoxy-D-xylulose-5-phosphate synthase, chloroplastic isoform X1, with protein sequence MGAASAGYPFGITSHCHGKLGAFPHKVEFFGSNFPLHVEFPGHKLYPSSVFPPASKEIASRICSLPDDDEWFLEEMLTPILDSVENPIHLKNLSVEELKQLSDEIRSELTSIMLRTRKSFRASLAVVELTVAIHHVFHAPVDKIIWDVVEQTYAHKILTGRRGLVHTARRNNGSSGPSSRPESEYDPFWPGHGCSSVSAGLGMAVARDIKGKRERIVSVISNGTTMAGQVYEAMGNAGYLDLNMVVILNDSRHSLHPKTEEGPKTAISALSSTLSKLQSSKSFRRFREVAKVVTKRIGGGMHELAAKVDEYARGMVGPLGSTLFEELGLYYIGPVDGHNVEDLICVLQEVASLNSMGPVLVHVITEENREVENNPKSGVEGLNNSDDLLSKIHRRTYSDCFVEALVMEAEKDKDIVTVHAGMHMETAFQLFRERFPDKFFDVGMAEQHAVTFSAGLACGGLKPFCIIPSTFLQRAYDQVVHDVDRQRIPVRFVITSAGLVGSDGPMHCGAFDIAFMSCLPNMIVMAPSDEDELANMVATAAYIDDRPVCFRYPRGAIVVMDHSVCSGTPIEIGKGKILAEGKDVALLGYGSMVQNCLKARSLLSTLGIDVTVADARFCKPLDVKLLRQLCRNHSYLITVEEGSIGGFGSHVAQFFSLNGQLDGNIKWRPIVLPDNYIEHASPNEQLAIAGLTGHHIAATALTLLGRNREALHLMC encoded by the exons ATGGGTGCTGCTTCTGCTGGGTACCCTTTTGGaatcacttcccattgccatGGAAAGTTGGGGGCTTTTCCTCACAAAGTGGAGTTCTTTGGCTCTAATTTCCCACTGCATGTGGAATTTCCAGGACATAAATTGTACCCAAGTTCCGTTTTTCCCCCTGCATCCAAG GAAATTGCAAGTCGAATATGTTCTCTACCTGACGATGATGAATGGTTCTTGGAAGAAATGTTAACCCCCATTCTTGATTCAGTTGAAAATCCTATCCACCTGAAGAACTTGTCTGTTGAA GAACTGAAACAGTTATCTGATGAAATCCGTTCAGAGTTAACATCTATAATGTTGAGAACGCGAAAGTCTTTCAGAGCCAGTTTGGCAGTGGTGGAGTTGACGGTTGCAATACACCATGTTTTTCATGCTCCCGTGGACAAGATAATTTGGGATGTCGTAGAACAA ACATATGCTCATAAAATACTTACAGGAAGGCGGGGCCTCGTACATACAGCTCGACGAAATAATGGTTCTTCTGGTCCTTCATCTCGACCTGAGAGTGAATATGATCCATTCTGGCCAGGGCATGGGTGCAGTAGCGTTTCTGCTGGACTGG GCATGGCAGTTGCACGGGATATTAAAGGAAAACGGGAACGTATTGTTTCAGTCATCAGCAATGGGACTACAATGGCTGGACAGGTCTATGAGGCGATGGGTAATGCAGGTTATTTGGACTTAAATATGGTAGTTATTTTAAATGACAGCCGGCACTCTTTACACCCAAAGACTGAGGAGGGTCCAAAGACAGCTATTAGTGCTCTGTCTAGTACCCTAAGCAAGCTCCAGTCAAGTAAATCCTTTCGAAGGTTTAGAGAAGTTGCTAAG gttGTTACTAAAAGAATTGGTGGAGGCATGCATGAATTGGCAGCTAAAGTTGATGAGTATGCACGTGGTATGGTCGGTCCACTAGGATCAACTCTTTTTGAAGAGCTCGGATTGTATTATATTGGCCCTGTTGATGGACACAATGTTGAAGACCTGATTTGCGTTCTACAAGAAGTGGCATCTCTTAATTCAATGGGTCCTGTTTTGGTTCATGTGATAACGGAAGAAAATCGGGAAGTTGAAAACAACCCGAAGAGTGGGGTAGAAG GTTTGAATAACTCTGATGATTTACTGTCCAAAATCCACCGTAGAACTTATAGCGACTGCTTTGTGGAGGCTTTGGTGATGGAGGCAGAGAAGGACAAAGATATCGTAACTGTTCATGCAGGAATGCATATGGAAACAGCATTTCAGCTATTTCGTGAAAGATTTCCTGACAAGTTTTTTGATGTGGGAATGGCAGAACAACACGCAGTTACATTTTCGGCTGGTTTGGCATGTGGAGGACTAAAGCCATTTTGCATAATCCCGTCTACATTCCTACAAAGAGCTTATGATCAG GTAGTTCATGACGTAGATCGGCAAAGAATTCCAGTGCGTTTTGTCATTACAAGTGCAGGGTTGGTAGGATCTGATGGTCCCATGCATTGTGGAGCATTCGATATAGCATTTATGTCATGCTTACCAAATATGATCGTCATGGCACCATCCGATGAAGATGAGCTTGCCAACATGGTGGCCACTGCAGCCTACATTGATGATCGTCCAGTTTGCTTCCGATATCCAAGGGGCGCCATTGTTGTGATGGACCATTCCGTATGCAGTGGGACCCCCATCGAG ATTGGAAAAGGGAAAATTCTTGCGGAGGGTAAAGATGTGGCATTGCTTGGATATGGATCAATGGTTCAGAACTGCCTCAAGGCTCGGTCTCTTCTTTCAACACTGGGCATTGATGTAACAGTTGCCGATGCAAGGTTCTGCAAGCCCTTAGATGTCAAGCTTCTTAGGCAGCTTTGTCGAAACCATTCATATCTGATCACGGTTGAGGAAGGTTCTATTGGAGGATTTGGATCCCATGTTGCACAGTTCTTTTCTCTCAACGGACAGCTTGATGGAAACATTAAG TGGCGACCAATTGTTTTACCGGACAACTACATTGAGCATGCATCCCCAAATGAGCAGCTAGCTATTGCTGGATTAACTGGACACCACATAGCAGCAACGGCGTTGACTTTGCTTGGCCGGAATCGTGAAGCCCTTCACTTGATGTGCTAG
- the LOC103441443 gene encoding probable 1-deoxy-D-xylulose-5-phosphate synthase, chloroplastic isoform X2, producing MQELKQLSDEIRSELTSIMLRTRKSFRASLAVVELTVAIHHVFHAPVDKIIWDVVEQTYAHKILTGRRGLVHTARRNNGSSGPSSRPESEYDPFWPGHGCSSVSAGLGMAVARDIKGKRERIVSVISNGTTMAGQVYEAMGNAGYLDLNMVVILNDSRHSLHPKTEEGPKTAISALSSTLSKLQSSKSFRRFREVAKVVTKRIGGGMHELAAKVDEYARGMVGPLGSTLFEELGLYYIGPVDGHNVEDLICVLQEVASLNSMGPVLVHVITEENREVENNPKSGVEGLNNSDDLLSKIHRRTYSDCFVEALVMEAEKDKDIVTVHAGMHMETAFQLFRERFPDKFFDVGMAEQHAVTFSAGLACGGLKPFCIIPSTFLQRAYDQVVHDVDRQRIPVRFVITSAGLVGSDGPMHCGAFDIAFMSCLPNMIVMAPSDEDELANMVATAAYIDDRPVCFRYPRGAIVVMDHSVCSGTPIEIGKGKILAEGKDVALLGYGSMVQNCLKARSLLSTLGIDVTVADARFCKPLDVKLLRQLCRNHSYLITVEEGSIGGFGSHVAQFFSLNGQLDGNIKWRPIVLPDNYIEHASPNEQLAIAGLTGHHIAATALTLLGRNREALHLMC from the exons A TGCAGGAACTGAAACAGTTATCTGATGAAATCCGTTCAGAGTTAACATCTATAATGTTGAGAACGCGAAAGTCTTTCAGAGCCAGTTTGGCAGTGGTGGAGTTGACGGTTGCAATACACCATGTTTTTCATGCTCCCGTGGACAAGATAATTTGGGATGTCGTAGAACAA ACATATGCTCATAAAATACTTACAGGAAGGCGGGGCCTCGTACATACAGCTCGACGAAATAATGGTTCTTCTGGTCCTTCATCTCGACCTGAGAGTGAATATGATCCATTCTGGCCAGGGCATGGGTGCAGTAGCGTTTCTGCTGGACTGG GCATGGCAGTTGCACGGGATATTAAAGGAAAACGGGAACGTATTGTTTCAGTCATCAGCAATGGGACTACAATGGCTGGACAGGTCTATGAGGCGATGGGTAATGCAGGTTATTTGGACTTAAATATGGTAGTTATTTTAAATGACAGCCGGCACTCTTTACACCCAAAGACTGAGGAGGGTCCAAAGACAGCTATTAGTGCTCTGTCTAGTACCCTAAGCAAGCTCCAGTCAAGTAAATCCTTTCGAAGGTTTAGAGAAGTTGCTAAG gttGTTACTAAAAGAATTGGTGGAGGCATGCATGAATTGGCAGCTAAAGTTGATGAGTATGCACGTGGTATGGTCGGTCCACTAGGATCAACTCTTTTTGAAGAGCTCGGATTGTATTATATTGGCCCTGTTGATGGACACAATGTTGAAGACCTGATTTGCGTTCTACAAGAAGTGGCATCTCTTAATTCAATGGGTCCTGTTTTGGTTCATGTGATAACGGAAGAAAATCGGGAAGTTGAAAACAACCCGAAGAGTGGGGTAGAAG GTTTGAATAACTCTGATGATTTACTGTCCAAAATCCACCGTAGAACTTATAGCGACTGCTTTGTGGAGGCTTTGGTGATGGAGGCAGAGAAGGACAAAGATATCGTAACTGTTCATGCAGGAATGCATATGGAAACAGCATTTCAGCTATTTCGTGAAAGATTTCCTGACAAGTTTTTTGATGTGGGAATGGCAGAACAACACGCAGTTACATTTTCGGCTGGTTTGGCATGTGGAGGACTAAAGCCATTTTGCATAATCCCGTCTACATTCCTACAAAGAGCTTATGATCAG GTAGTTCATGACGTAGATCGGCAAAGAATTCCAGTGCGTTTTGTCATTACAAGTGCAGGGTTGGTAGGATCTGATGGTCCCATGCATTGTGGAGCATTCGATATAGCATTTATGTCATGCTTACCAAATATGATCGTCATGGCACCATCCGATGAAGATGAGCTTGCCAACATGGTGGCCACTGCAGCCTACATTGATGATCGTCCAGTTTGCTTCCGATATCCAAGGGGCGCCATTGTTGTGATGGACCATTCCGTATGCAGTGGGACCCCCATCGAG ATTGGAAAAGGGAAAATTCTTGCGGAGGGTAAAGATGTGGCATTGCTTGGATATGGATCAATGGTTCAGAACTGCCTCAAGGCTCGGTCTCTTCTTTCAACACTGGGCATTGATGTAACAGTTGCCGATGCAAGGTTCTGCAAGCCCTTAGATGTCAAGCTTCTTAGGCAGCTTTGTCGAAACCATTCATATCTGATCACGGTTGAGGAAGGTTCTATTGGAGGATTTGGATCCCATGTTGCACAGTTCTTTTCTCTCAACGGACAGCTTGATGGAAACATTAAG TGGCGACCAATTGTTTTACCGGACAACTACATTGAGCATGCATCCCCAAATGAGCAGCTAGCTATTGCTGGATTAACTGGACACCACATAGCAGCAACGGCGTTGACTTTGCTTGGCCGGAATCGTGAAGCCCTTCACTTGATGTGCTAG
- the LOC103454313 gene encoding potassium channel AKT1, with protein MMRKGSMAMWMSMCGQGCGGGKQEKAEEMSRDGSHASQFNLIDGILPSLGATAPNRPKHKFRRFIISPFNYYYKLWQSFLILLVFYTAWVCPFEFGFLDRAKGLIAIADNVVNALFAIDIVLTFFVAYLDKTTYLLIDNHKLIALRYAKTWLAFDIISTIPSELAQRVLPPPLETYGYFNILRLWRLRRVSAMISRLEKDRNYSYFWVRYCKLIFVTLLTVHCAGCFFYFLAAHYRNPRRTWFGLIEENFQQLPLWDRYVTSMYWSIITLTTTGYGDFHPVNSQEMTFDIFYMLFNLGLQAYLIGNMTNLIVHGTARTRQFRDTIQAATSFARRNQIPDHLHEQMLAHLCLKYRTNSEGLQQQEALDALPKAIRSSISHYLFYPLLDSVYLFQGVSRDLLFQLVSEMKAEYFPPKEVVILQNEAPTDMYIVVTGSVELIMHRNGATPVVREAKTGDVVGEIGVLCYRPQMVTVRTKGLSQLLRLNRTAFLNLVQANVGDGTIIMNNFLKHLKEMKNPLAEGILRDIEHVLASGRMDLPLSLCFAAQRGDDMLLHQLLRRGSDPNEMDDNGRTAMHIAASNGNEHCALLLLEYEADPNIQDSEGNVPLWEAISGKHESLIKLLLDNGAKINSGNVGNFACSAVEQNNLELLKYIVKYNGDVTLPKNNGTTALHTAVCEENVEIAKFLLEQGAEADKPDSYGWTPRALAEHQGHDKIMELFQQKSESKKPSKKLTVVPMPEDPILSRPGKFRSEPTLPPYARDGRPFNSDMTSENTLRMDKSFRNSLFGFMSTANTNTGEKDRDNVTSTGSLTRSTSRNSYPARVTLSCPEKGETAAKLVLLPDSLQQLLDLGAKKFQFSATKVLTKDRAEIEDIELVRDGDHLVLVGDSEK; from the exons ATGATGAGGAAGGGGTCAATGGCAATGTGGATGTCAATGTGCGGGCAGGGGTGTGGTGGAGGAAAACAGGAGAAGGCGGAAGAAATGTCGAGGGACGGCAGCCATGCCAGCCAGTTTAACCTCATCGATGGCATTTTGCCGTCTCTTGGCGCCACTGCTCCAAACCGTCCCAAACACAAGTTCCGCCGTTTCATCATCTCcccatttaattattattacaa ACTATGGCAGTCATTTCTTATACTCCTGGTTTTCTACACTGCTTGGGTGTGTCCCTTTGAATTTGGATTCTTGGACAGAGCAAAAGGACTTATTGCCATAGCTGATAATGTTGTCAATGCACTTTTCGCTATCGACATTGTATTGACATTCTTTGTGGCCTACCTTGATAAAACTACTTATCTCCTCATTGACAACCACAAGCTCATCGCTCTGAGATATGCCAAAACATGGCTGGCCTTTGACATCATCTCCACAATCCCTTCGGAACTTGCTCAGCGTGTTCTGCCTCCCCCTCTCGAGACTTATGGATACTTCAATATTCTCCGCCTTTGGCGTCTCCGAAGAGTCAGTGCAATGATTTCCAG ATTGGAAAAGGACAGGAATTATAGCTACTTTTGGGTTCGATACTGCAAGCTTATTTTC gttacACTCCTCACAGTTCATTGCGCAGGCTGCTTCTTCTATTTCCTTGCTGCGCATTATCGTAACCCAAGAAGGACATGGTTTGGGCTTATCGAAGAAAACTTTCAACAATTACCTTTATGGGACCGGTATGTGACCTCAATGTACTGGTCCATAATCACGCTCACAACCACCGGCTATGGGGATTTTCATCCTGTAAATTCACAGGAGATGACATTCGATATCTTCTATATGCTCTTCAATCTTGGGCTGCAAGCTTACCTGATCGGTAATATGACCAACTTGATTGTCCATGGAACTGCTCGAACCAGACAATTT AGAGACACTATTCAAGCTGCAACAAGTTTTGCGCGTAGGAACCAAATACCTGATCACCTGCACGAGCAGATGCTTGCTCATTTGTGTTTGAAGTACAGAACTAATTCAGAAGGGCTGCAGCAGCAAGAGGCTCTCGATGCGCTCCCTAAGGCCATTCGATCTAGCATCTCTCACTATCTCTTCTATCCACTTCTTGATAGTGTCTACTTGTTCCAAGGTGTATCAAGAGATCTACTTTTCCAATTG GTCTCTGAGATGAAGGCTGAATATTTTCCTCCAAAAGAAGTTGTAATCTTGCAGAATGAAGCACCCACTGACATGTATATCGTGGTTACCGGCTCTGTG GAACTTATTATGCATAGGAATGGAGCAACACCG GTTGTTCGTGAAGCCAAGACAGGAGACGTTGTTGGTGAAATAGGTGTGCTTTGTTACAGGCCTCAAATGGTCACAGTTAGGACGAAAGGACTCTCCCAGCTTCTGCGTTTGAACCGTACAGCTTTCTTAAACCTTGTTCAAGCAAATGTTGGAGATGGAACGATAATCATGAACAATTTTCTTAAG CAtttgaaagaaatgaagaatCCGCTGGCAGAAGGAATTTTGAGGGACATAGAGCATGTGCTGGCTAGCGGTAGAATGGATCTGCCTCTTAGTTTATGCTTTGCTGCACAGAGGGGTGATGATATGTTGCTGCATCAATTGCTCAGGCGGGGTTCAGATCCAAATGAGATGGATGATAATGGACGAACAGCTATG CACATTGCAGCATCTAATGGAAATGAACATTGTGCCCTTTTACTTCTAGAGTATGAAGCTGATCCCAATATACAAG ATTCGGAAGGAAATGTTCCTCTATGGGAAGCAATATCAGGGAAGCATGAGTCTTTGATTAAACTTCTCTTAGACAATGGAGCGAAGATAAATTCTGGCAATGTGGGAAATTTTGCTTGTTCTGCTGTTGAGCAAAACAACTTGGAGCTGCTTAAATACATTGTCAAGTATAACGGTGATGTAACACTGCCCAAGAACAATGGGACTACAGCACTTCACACGGCAGTATGCGAAGAAAACGTAGAGATAGCTAAGTTCCTCTTGGAACAAGGAGCTGAGGCTGACAAGCCAGATAGCTACGGATGGACTCCTAGGGCTTTGGCAGAGCATCAGGGACATGACAAAATAATGGAACTGTTTCAGCAAAAATCGGAGAGTAAGAAACCAAGCAAGAAACTAACTGTTGTTCCTATGCCAGAGGATCCGATACTATCACGTCCTGGGAAGTTCAGAAGTGAGCCTACATTACCTCCCTACGCACGGGATGGCAGGCCATTCAACTCAGATATGACATCTGAAAATACTCTTAGAATGGATAAAAGCTTTCGCAATTCACTGTTCGGTTTCATGTCAACCGCCAATACTAATACTG GTGAGAAAGATAGAGACAATGTCACATCTACAGGCAGTTTGACAAGGAGCACAAGTAGGAACAGCTATCCAGCCAGAGTGACACTTAGCTGCCCGGAAAAAGGCGAAACTGCTGCAAAGCTTGTGCTTCTGCCTGACTCCCTTCAACAACTACTTGACCTTGGTGCCAAGAAATTCCAGTTTTCAGCCACAAAAGTTTTAACCAAGGACAGAGCTGAAATTGAAGATATAGAGCTTGTTAGAGACGGCGATCATCTAGTTCTTGTTGGTGATTCTGAGAAATAA